The genomic DNA GTTGCTCCTGTTTGCGGCTGAACGTGAGGATTTGATGCACGAGCTCCCTGGCCCGGTGGGTGGCTTTGACGATGTCGCAGATGGCTTCATAGTTGGGATGGTGCGGGGGAGTGTCCATCACCAACACGTCCACGTTGCCGATGATGGTGGCCAGAAGGTTGTTGAAGTCGTGGGCAACGCCGCCGACCAGCGTTCCCAAGGATTCCATCTTGTGGGCCTGATAGACCTGTTCTTGCAACTGGCGGCGCTGGTTCTCAGATTCGACCCGGCTCGTGATATCCCTTCCGATGATGACGCCCCGTTCTTCACCTGCCGCCGTCGAGAATGTGCGGACCGAACATTCCAGCAGCCGCCAGCCCCCTTCGCGATGTCGGAAACGGAGCACGACCGGCAATTCGCGGGCCCAATTGTTGCTCGCGGCCGCATGGTCTTCCGGATGCACTCGCGCCAGAAAATCCCTGCCGAGCAACGCTGATGGCGGATAACCCAGCACGGCTGCCCAACTTGGGTTTGCATAGACCACGCGTCCGTCCGAAGCCACTTCGGCCACGAGGTCATTCAAGTTCTCGACCAGACTTCGGTAGCGTTCCTCACTGGCTTTCAACACGGCTTCAACCTGCTTCAAAGAGGTGATGTCGAAAAACGAGACCACCGCACCGGTGGGACCGCCTAATCCCGGCATGGCGAAAGGCGAGGAATTCATGGACAACCACAGGAGTTTTCCGCCGGGAGGGCGAATGCCGATCACTTCGTTCTGCGTCGTCTTGCCTTCCTTCAACGTGCGCGCCATGGGTATTTCCTCCCGGCTCATCGGGGATCCGTCTTCTCTCAAAAAGTGCCAGTCGCGTTCGGCCAGGAAGCTGTTGCCTTGGGCGCACTCGATGCTTAATCCGAGGATGCGCTCCGCGCTCGGATTGCGATTCAGGAGCATGCCTTGATGGTCCAGAAGGAGCACACCCTCCGAAAGGCTGTTGACGATTTCCCTCAAGCGCCGTTCGCTGAGCCGCAGCGCCTCCGCCATCTGGCGGTTGTGCTCCTCGCCCACGGCCAGGCTTGCGCAATCAGCCGCCGACGCCACGAACATTTCCTCTTCCTTCAGCCAGGTCCGAGGGGCGGTGGACGCTTCCACCGCCAGACATCCGCACCACTCTCCGTGAAGGTGGATCCCCGCCACCATCATGGGGCGGGAAAGCCCTGTCTCGGCGCCGAAGTCCTGCAGCAAGCGCGCTCCCGGATTGGAAGCAGCATTCTCCGTGGATAAGCAGCGCGTGCTTTCCAGGATGTCGATCAGCACGCGTGCTCGGTCCAAGGGAATGGACCTTTCCGGCGAGCGCAGGGGATGTTCGAGATCGCGGCATTCCTTCCTGGAGAGAGTCGACTCCTTTTCGTCCGGCATCCAGACGCTGGCGCGAACAGCGTCCGCACCCCGCAGGGCGGCTTCGGCGACAGCTCCGAGGCGCTGGGTGAGATTGCCGTCCTGGAAGGCTCGGTCCCGGACCAGTTCCGTCACCGCATCCCGTGCTCGTTGGAGCGCCTGCCGGCGAATTTCCGCATCCTTGCGATTTCTTTCGCGATCCGTGACATCCCTCGCGATGCATTGGATTTCGAACGGATGCCCGTCCTTGTGGATATTCCGCGAACTGATTTCCAGAATGCGGGCCGCCCCCTCTCTCGTACTGGCCTGGACTTGAAAGACCCCCTGGCCCGGGGACTCCCCGGTCCGACCTGTCAACAACAGCTTCAGAATGTCCCGGCTCTCGGAAGCCAGGAGGGAGTCCAGTCGGACTCCGATCATGCTTGATTCCGAATAGCCCAGAATCTTCTGAACCGCCGGATTAATCCCGGTGATCCGGCCCTCGAGGTTGAGGGTGAAAATGATATCCGAGGCGTTCTCTGCCATCTCGCGCCAGCGGCGTTCCATCGCCATTTCACTTTCATTGCGCCGCTGGAGGGCCTCCGTTTGCCTCTTGACGGTGTTGCGGAGCGAGATCACCCAAAGGGCGCCCAAGCCGCAAGCCAAGGTCAATCCGAACATGATTCGTGGCGCGAAAAAGCTTCGCGTCCAGGGGGCGCTCGCGATCACGCTCATGTCGCCGGGACTTTGAACCATCAATTGCAGTTCGAGCCTTCCCATGTAGCCTTCATCGGCCACGTCCGCCACGCCGACCACCTCGATTTCCGCGCCCTCCTCGAATTTCGGCCGGGTGTTGCCAGTCGAGGCGATTCTGCTGCGCGCCTCAAAGGTTGAACCGTAGGCGCGCAGTCGGAGAGTCAGGAGGTTGCGGCTCCGCTGAACCTCGATCAATTCCCCCCTCGCCCGCACCCGCAAGGCATCGATGTTTCCGTTGAAATTCGATTGATCCAGCACCTGCGGCGACGGCATTTCCACCCGGGCACCCCTGCGGACAATGACATGGCGGAGGACGGGGCCGTAGAATCCTGCCACGGGGAATCCCACCGCCTCGACGGACTCCCCTGGCGCCAGGGTTTCCCCGGGGGCCAGTTCCATCTTCAGCCCTTGGCCGCCCTTCTGGATGAAGGCGAGTCCGTCCTCTCCGGCAAAAGTGGTGATGCCTTTGACCCGGACGCGATGGCTTGAAGCGGACGTGGGCGAATACGTCAGAATGCGATCGATGGTTGTCTCCGGGAGGAGAAAAGGATCCGGAGGAGCATTCTAGAGTAGGGTGACATCCTTGGATTCCTGCACCAAGAGTTCGAAAGCGATCAACTGGTTTCGCCGGGTGAACTTGCTAATGCAAACACCCACCATGCGAATCTCGCTGTCCAGCCATGCCCGCGGCGTGGCGTCCTCCTTGCCCGCGAAGAGGTAGGCGGTGAACGTCCCGGCCGGGGTATGGACATACAGCTCATAGTTGTGGTCCACCCGGCGAAAACCCTGCAGAACCCCACCGCGGAAATCAATTGGGAGTCTTCTTTCCCAGTGAGAAGGCGATCCAAGCTCGCTGGTTTGGGGGTCGGCCGAGCCTTCGTCCCCAGTTTTACGGCATGATTGGGGATCAGAACCGGGGCGAACCCACCAGCGGTGACGATGCCTTTAAGCTCAATCCAGTCACCGGCTTCGGCCTGGAACGGAGCGGCTCCCCGGGCCATGGACCAGGAAATGCCGCCGGTCTCGTCCTGCAGAAACTGGGTGTTGGAAAACGGATCGGAATAAGTCACGACACCGCGAATATGGAAAGGAGGACCGGCTATGGCTTGCTCCCGTGAGAGTTCGAGGGCCTTGCGGATGGAGACGATTGGCTCGGGCGATGGAGCGCCCCGCGTGGGTGAGGGAGTCGCAAAGAGGAGCAAGGCAAACCATCCCTGGATCCACCTGACTCTGAACATGGGCTCCATCGTAACGTATCCCGGGCACTCGGAAAAGTCCTTACTGATCAAACCTTCAGATTGCCGTGTATCCCGATGTTGTTGGTAGGGCGGGCCTGTCCCAGCCCGCCGCCCACGGGATGCAAAACATCATGCTCCGGCGGCGCGCCGGGACGGACGCGCCCTACCTGCATCACCGGCAACATCGGGATGCACCGTTCAGATTGAAGGTCTCTCTGCAGGAGGCATCCTGACCTGGCACCCTTCAAGCCGTCGCAGGTCCCGATTGGAGGATCTGGGAGCTGCACGCTCCCAGAGCCCGATCCTGCCGGGAAAGTCATGACCGGCATGGCCCCCAGGACTTGGAGCCTGGGAGAGAGGCCAAGGAGCGCTGGGAGGCACCCCAAGTGACGATTATCGCAGAGGCGCTGCTTTCACTTCGAGGTGGAGATCCCGAAGCTGGCGCGGAGTGACGTTGGAAGGCGAGGCGGTCATCAGGCAGGTGCCCTTCGCGGTCTTGGGAAAAGCGATCACGTCCCGGATGCTTGAAGTGCCGCACAGCATGGCGACCAGCCGGTCGAATCCAAGGGCAATTCCTCCATGCGGTGGCGCTCCAAACTTGAAAGCCTCCAGCATGTAGCCAAAACGCAGCGCGGTTTCTTCCGGCGGAATGCGCAAAATCTCCTCGAACACCGTTTGCTGCACGGACGGCTGATGAATGCGGATGGAGCCGCCGCCCAGCTCGACCCCGTTGACGACGATGTCGTAGTGCTGGCCCCGCACCGCTTTCGGATCCGATTGCAACAGGGGAATGTCGGCCTCAACCGGAGCGGTGAAGGGGTGATGGCTTGAATACCAGCGCCCCCATTCCTTGTCGTAACTGAGCAGCGGGAAATCCACGACCCACAGGAAGCTGAACTGCTTCGGGTCCAGGATAAGTTTGCCCTGGCTCTTGAGAAGGTCGGCACAATAGAGCCGGATTTTTCCCAGGATTTCGCATGCCGTCAGCCATTGGTCGGCGGCGAAGAGGATGAGGTCACCCTCCTCGATGGATAACTTGGACTGCAAGGCGGCGCGCTCTGCGGGGGAGAAGAATTTGACGATCGGCGATTTCCATTCCCCGTTTTCGACCTTGATGAAGGCGAGGCCCTTGGCGCCAAAACCTTTCGCGTATTCGGTCATGGTTTCGATTTGCCCCTGGGTCGCGCCGGCCAGGCCGCGTGCATTGATCGCCTTGACCACGCCTCCGGCGGCGATGGCGCCGCTAAACACCTTGAAGGATGAGCCTTTGAATTCCTCGCTCAAATCGGCCAGTTCCATGCCGAACCGGGTATCGGGCTTGTCAATGCCGAACCGGTCGAGAGCCTCCCGAAAACTGAGACGGGGGAACGGGGTGGCAAGATCCATGCCCAGCGCGGTTTTCCAAATGCGGCGCAGGAGTCCCTCAATCAGCGTGTAGATGTCCTCGCGCTCGATGAAGCTCATCTCGATATCGACCTGGGTGAATTCAGGCTGGCGGTCAGCCCGCAGATCCTCGTCGCGGTAGCAGCGGGCCAGTTGGAAATATCGTTCCACGCCCGCGACCATCAGGATTTGCTTAAACTGCTGGGGGGACTGAGGCAGGGCATAGAATTCGCCTGGGTGAACGCGGCTGGGGACCAGGAATTCCCGGGCGCCCTCGGGGGTGGATTTGAAGAGGGTGGGGGTTTCAACCTCGAGGAACCCTTGTTCGTCGAGGAACTGGCGCGTGGCGATGGCGGTTTTGGAGCGGAGTCGGAGATGGCGGGCCATTTCGGGGCGGCGCAGGTCCAGGTAACGGTATTGCAGCCGGAGCTCCTCATTGACTTTGGCGGAGACCTCCGGGTCATCGACCGGAAAAGGGAGGACTTCGGAGGGGTTGAGCAACTCGAACGAGGACACGCTCACCTCGATTTGGCCGGTGGGGATTTTGAGGTTGTCGGTGCCGGAGGGGCGCTGACGCACGGTGCCGCGCACGCGGACGACGGATTCGCTGCGGAGGGAGGCGGCGCGCTCGAAATCGGGGACGGGGAGGACGGAGGGGTCGAAGACGGTTTGGGTGCGGCCTTCGCGGTCGCGAACGTCGATGAAGAGGAGTCCGCCCAGGTCACGGCGGGAGTGAACCCACCCTTCGAGGACGACGGCCGCGCCGAGATGCTCGGGCCGCAGCTCATTGCAATGATGTGTGCGTTGCATGCCAAGTTAAAGGGCGGAGATCTTGGGGCGGGGAGGAGGTGAATTCAAATCGAAATCGAACAGGACCAAGAGCATCAATTTGACTCACACAAATGATTTGACTTACAGTCACACAAAGAGAGGATTTGCAGCGTGTCGGCCACGAAGCAACGCAAGGACCGGGAGAGGGCGCAACGGGAGGACTTGATGGTGGAGCAGGCCAGCCGGCTCCTGGCGCGGGATGGTTTTCAGGATCTGAACCTGGATGAGCTGGCGGGCCAGATCGAGTATTCGAAAGGGACGATTTACCTCCATTTTGAAACGAAGGAGGACCTGGTGCTGGCGGTGGCGACGCGGGCCTTGCGCGAGCGGGCGGATTTGTTTGAGAAGGCCTCCACGTTCACGGGCCGCACACGCGAGCGCATGCGGGCCATCGGTTTCGCATGCTGCCAGTTCGCGGTGGCGCACCGGGATTTTTTTCACGTCGAACTGATGCTGCGCTCGAACAGTTTTTGGGGCCGGGCCTCGGAGGGTCGGAAGCGATTGCACGCCGTCCAGGCGGGACGCCTGTTTCAAATCGTCAGCAGCATCGTCAACGAAGCCGTCCGTCTGGAGGATTTGCCTCCCCGCGCCTCGCCGCAGGAGGTGACCTTCAGCCTGATCTCGGTGACCATGGGGAGTCATATCGCGGCGATGGAGCCGGACATTCAAATGATCTGCTCGATCAAGGATCCGATCGCTGCCGTGCGGCGGAACCAGGATTTGGTCTGCGACGGCTGGGGGTGGAAACCGCTGCTGAAGGATTGGGATTACGCCTCCACCGACCGCCGCATCAAGGCTCAAGTGTTTCCGGAGGCATCATGGTTTCGAGCGTGAAAAATATGACTTGTGGTCAAGAATTCGTTGGGGTCGTGCGGGTATGAATTTTGTCGCCCTGCGCATGCTCACGGGCGATCGCGCCAAGTATCTGGGGCTGATTTTCGCCATCGCCTTCAGCACCTTCCTGCTCGAGAACCAGACGAGCATCTTCGCCGGCATCCTGAGCCGGACGGCCAGCCAGATCAAGGATGTGCCCGAGGCGAGTGTCTGGGTGATGGATCCGGCCACGCAGTATTTCGAGGAGACCAAGCCCTTGAAAGAGACGGATCTCTTGCGCGTTCGCGGAGTCGAGGGAGTGGAGTTTGCCGTCCGCCTGTTCAAGAGCAATCCGGTGGCGCGCACCGCCTCCGGACGTTTCTCCCAGACCGTGGTCATGGGTTTGGACGATGCCACCTTGATCGGGGTGCCGCGGACCATGGTGCTCGGGAGCTGGGAGCGTCTCAACGAGCCCGACGCGGTGGTGATCGATCGAGCGGGCTACGCGTTGCTGTTTCCAGGCGAGCCGCTGGAGCTTGGCCGAAGGTTGGAGATGAACGACCACCAGGCCCGCATTGTTGGGATTTCGGAGGCCAAGCCTCCTTTCGTGAATTTTCCGGTATTGCACGCCCGCTACAGTGTTGCGGTGCAGTTCCAGGGGCGGGAGCGCCAACAGATGTCCTTCGTCGTCGGACGCCCGGTGCCGGGACTTTCGGCTGAAACACTGGCTCGCCGCCTTGAGGAGCGCACGGGTTTGCGCGCCCGCACGTCCCATGAATTCAGCTGGGACTGCATCCTTTATTACATGAAGCACACTGGAATCCCGGTCAATTTCGGCATCACCATTTCGATCGCGGTCATTGTTGGACTGGTGGTGTCCGGCCAGACCTTCTACCTCTTCACGGTGGAGCATTTGAGGCAGTTTGGAGCCCTTAAAGCGATCGGCGTTTCCGACCGGCGTTTGGCCGGCATGATCATGCTCCAGGCGGCCATGGTGGGATTCATCGGCTTTGCGCTGGGCACCGGAATGGCCGCGTTGTTCTTTGAGTTCTTCAGCCGGCAACTTCCGACGCGAGGCATCATCCTCATGTGGCAAAACGTGGTGGGAGTGGGCGTGTTGATGCTCCTGGTCGTCCTCGCGGCGAGCCTCTTGAGTTTGAGAAGGGTGTGGGTGCTCGAACCTGCCGTGGTGTTTCGAGGCTGAAACCGCTTTCCGAATGCACCTTCAGGATTCCAACACCCGCGCCGTTCGTTGTTTCGATCTGAAGAAATTCTTTGGCGACGGAGACGCCCGCATCGAGGCTCTGCGCGGAGTGAACTTTGAGGCCCAAGCGGGGCAGTTGACCTTTCTGGTGGGCCCGAGCGGATGCGGGAAGACCACCTTGATCTCCGTCATCACGGGCCTGCTCGAAGCGAGCGGCGGCCATGTCGAGTTGTTCGGCGAGAACATCGCGAATCGTTCCGCGCACGAACGCATCGTCTTTCGCCGCCAGTCCCTGGGCTTTGTCTTCCAGCAATACAACCTCCTTCCCGCGTTGACCGCCGCCGAAAATGCGGCCGTCCCCCTGCTCGCTGCCGGAGTGCCACGCCGCGAGGCCGTGGATCGCGCCCGGGCCATGCTTTCCCGCCTGGGACTCGAGAATCGGGCGTCATCCATGCCGTCCAAACTGTCCGGAGGCCAGCAGCAGCGTGTCGCGCTGGCGCGGGCGCTTGTGCATGAACCCCGGCTGATCGTTTGCGACGAGCCCACCGCTGCCTTGGATCATGTCACGGGAGAAAGGGTCATGGAATTGCTCGTCGGGTCAGCCGTCGTTCCAGGCCGGGCCGTTATCGTGGTGACGCATGACAACCGCGTCTTTCATTTCGCCCACACCATCGCGCATATGGACGACGGTCGCATCACCAGCGTCGAAGGCGGTCTGCCCTCTGTTTCCAACTCCTTCTCTCTATGAAGCACTTCCTGCTGCCGCTCTTCGCCGCGGCCATCCTGGCTCTCGCCACGTTTTCTGTGGTCCGAACCCAGCCCGCCAAGCTCGCTGCCGAACCGTCTTCTCCGCCGCCGCGAGCGGAGTTTACGCACCGAGTCGCCGCCGTGGGGATCGTCGAGCCTGTCTCGGAAAACATCTCCTTGGCCTCCCATTTGCCCGGGGTGGTGGAGGAGGTCTTGGTGCAAACCGGGGATGAAGTGGCGAAAGGCCAGGCGCTGGTCAAACTTGACACCCGCACGCTGAAAGCCGAGTTGGCCGAGCGTGAGAGTGATCTCGCGTTGAAGCGGGCGGCGGTGCTTTCAGCGCTGGCCCGGGTCCGGAAGGCGGACTCAGGCTATGAGGATGCCAAGCGGCACTGGCAGTTCGCGAACGCCCTGAAGGATTCCCGGAGCCTCAGCGCGGAGGAGCTGTCGAGGCGAAAGGGTGCGATGGAGGTGATGGAAGCCGAGCGTGAAGCGGCGGAAGCGGAGGTCGGTTGGGCGCGGGCCGCGGAGGGTTTGGTGATGGTGGCGCTGAACAAGGTTCGGGTGGAATTGGAACGAAGTACCGTGACCGCTCCCAGGGCTGGACGTGTGCTTCAGTTGCGCATCAGGGCGGGGGAGTTTGCGCCCGCCGGCCCGGCCGCCGATCCGTGGCTGGTTTTGGGTGATGTCTCCGTTCTGCACGTTCGCGCCGACGTGGACGAGCACGAGGCCTGGCGGGTTAAGCCAGGCGCGCGGGCGGTGGCGCAGGTGCGCGGCAATGCGGCCTTGAGTTTTCCAGCCGCCTTCATCCGATTCGAACCGCTGGTGGTGCCGAAACGCTCGCTCACGGGATCCAGTTCAGAGCGCGTGGACACTCGGGTGCTCCAGGTGATTTACCGGGTGGACGCGCCGACTTCCTCTTTGATTGTCGGTCAACAGATGGATGTCTTCATCGAAGCCGATCCCATTCCGGGATCCGCGAACTCTTCCCGCGCCGCAACGAGTTTATGAAGCAACCCGCGACTTGGGTGATGATCGTTTCCGTGCTTGCGCTCGCGGCGGGTTGCCGGGTGGGCGAGATGGATGTCAGGCCCGCATCAAACTTGCCGGCTCGTTTCATCGAGAGCGGGAGCGCCTTGGCGGAGGAGGCGCGGGCTCCGGACCAAGGGTTGGAGTGGTGGAAGGTGTTTCGCGACGCCGAGTTGGACGCACGAATGGCGCGGGTGCTGGAGGCCAACCACGATCTGCGTTTGGCGGGCGCGCGTTGGGAGGAGGCGAGAGCGGCGGCGGGATTGGCGCGGACTCCGCTTCATCCCAAACTGGATGGCGCGGCGCAGACCGGCCGCTCACGATTGAGCGGGGAGTCGCTCAACGGCAGGCAAATCCGCCAGGCGGGGCAACCGCTCGAGAACAATCTGTTTCACGCGGGAGTGGATGCGAGTTGGGAGATTGATGTCTTCGGAGCGGTTCGTTGGGGTGCCGAAGCGGCGAGCGCGGATTGGGAGGTGGCCGAGGAACATCGACGCGACGTCCAGATTCAGGTGCTGGCGGAAACGGGGCTGGCGTGGGTTGATTATGGTGCCGCGACTCGCTTGTCGAAGCTGGCCCGGGATCACGCCCGGGTTCATGAATCGACGCTCGCGCTCGCCTCGGATCGGCGCCGGGCCGGGGTGGGAACTGAGTTGGACGAGGCACGGGCTCAAGCGCAATGGCATTCCACCCAGGCCCGAATCCCTGAACTCGAAGAGCAAGCCCGGCGAGCTTGGCACCGTTTGGCGGTCCTGGAGGGCCGGCCGGCCTCAGCGACGGAGCCCTCAGAACCGTTGAGCCCCACTCTTGCTCAAACTGAATTGAGGGTTCCGATCGGATTGCCTTCCGAACTTTTGCAGCGCAGGCCCGACGTGCGGAAGGCGGAGCGGGAGCTGGCCGCCGCCACCGCCCGAGCGGGATTGGCGCGGACGGAATGGTTTCCACGGTTTTACCTGACCGGTGCCGCCGGACTCGAGAGTGTGGAAGCCTCGGATTTTTTGGACGGAGGGAGCCGGTTTTGGTCTTTGGGACCCTCGATTCGCTGGCCGATTCTCCACGCAGGGAGGATCCGGCGTCATGTGGAAATCCAGGACGCTCGGAGAGGCCAGGCCTGGATTCGTTATGAACAGGCGATCGCCAAGGCTTTGGAAGACGTGGAGACGGCATTGGTGGGATTCGGTCGCGAGCAGGAAAGAAACCACATGCTGCGGGAAGCCGGGAAAGCGGCAGCCCTGGCCTCACGGCTGGCTTCGGATCGTTACGAGGCCGGTGTCACGGGTTTTCAGGACGTCTTGGAAGCGCAGCGAGTGGACTTGGAAGCCCAGGCTGGAGTAGTGGAAAGCGATCAAACTTTGGCCAAGCACTTGATTCGATTATACAAGGCGCTTGGCGGAGGCTGGAGTCCTGTTTCCACCGCGGCATCGCATGGAGCCAAAGGATCCAACGGACTGCCGCTTGATTTGCCATCCGATCCCCAGTAGAGCCGCCAAAACCAACCGCGCCTTCTTCGAACCCCACGGGCTCATGCGGCGACTGAGAACACGTCAACCAACTCTGGAATAGGCTCTCCATGCTCCAGTCGATCTGCCATCACCCGTAAAGCCAGCGCCGGGATTGGAGGTCAGAAGTCCGCTGGATGCGGGGTGACGCGATTTCAGCTCCAGTCTCCTCGGGCCAACCACGTCGTCACGCTGTCCACGCTGAGGTGCCGTGAACGGCGCGCTCCGAAGGTCACGGCTTCACGCCGGGTTCGAACCATGAGTGGAATCACCGAAGTTCATGAAAACAGCGAAGAGGGAAATGGGGCAAGATTTCGATCATCTGCAAGATCTCTGTCCCCAGGGAATTCACGCCGTCCCCAGAGAACTTACGCCCTCCTTGCGATTTCTTCTTAGCGGCGAGGTGGCGTCGAGGTCGCGGCGCGGATCGCGGCTTTTACCTCTTCGGAGCCGTCATTCCGGTCGGGAATCTTGGCGCCGGCCGCCAGCAACTGTGTGACCACGCCCACGTAATCCCCCGACTTGCAGTGCCAGCCGTGCTGCGAGCCGTGAATAGCCCAACCGAGTGGCGTGCTGGCGAAATCGGCATCCCTGGCTTCGAGCGGCGGATTGTATCGAAGGAGAACGCGGGCCATGTCCGCGTTGCCATGAAAACTCGCCCAATGCAACGGCGTGGCGCGATGCTGTCCCAATGCGTCGATGGGCAAACCCGCTTCCAGCATGAGGCGCACGGCGTCGGTTTTGTTGTTGCGCGCGGCGTGGGCGACATGGCGGCGATAGGCTTCGGACAATCGCGCGGTGAGTCCGGGATGCTCGCCCAACAACGCTCCGACGGCATCCTCGTTCCCCGCCCAGCAGGCGACGATCAGTCGCACTTCGACAGAACTGCGTTCCTGAAGCAACCGCGCGACATCCACGTGGCCGAATCGTTCCGCCACTTCGTGCGGGGATGCGTGCCAGCCAAGTGTCCATTGATAAATCGTTCCTCCTGACCTTGATCGGGATTTAGGGAAGAACTCGTCCGTAACCCGCAGATGGATGCAGCCGGGGTCCGCGTCGAGATGCCGTCGGGTCAATGCCAAGTCACCCAGCGAGGCGGCCATGAGCAGGTCGGTTCGACATCCGCGCTGCACCAGGAACCGCGCGATGTCCTGGCGGTCGCTGAGCATGTATTGGGCTGGGGTCGATTCGTGGTCCACGTCACGCGCGTCGATCTCCGCGCCGTGATCGAGGAGAAAGGCCGCGATCTC from Verrucomicrobiota bacterium includes the following:
- a CDS encoding ankyrin repeat domain-containing protein, with protein sequence MPQSLPPRPNLEHLKNQAKDLLRSYRAGDPSAARRFRESSQSGQDVPDAPHPAPSISLANAQCVIAREYGFESWTKLKEHVEAVRLDSGDPMELCHEAFKEDDAALLRLVLERHPALKARINDPIGPFDSPPLLNVRSRAMLDVLLEAGADINARSRWWAGGFGLLDQAPPELANYAIQRGAVIDVHAAARLGFLEKLRERVEADPALVHARGGDGQTPLHFASTVEIAAFLLDHGAEIDARDVDHESTPAQYMLSDRQDIARFLVQRGCRTDLLMAASLGDLALTRRHLDADPGCIHLRVTDEFFPKSRSRSGGTIYQWTLGWHASPHEVAERFGHVDVARLLQERSSVEVRLIVACWAGNEDAVGALLGEHPGLTARLSEAYRRHVAHAARNNKTDAVRLMLEAGLPIDALGQHRATPLHWASFHGNADMARVLLRYNPPLEARDADFASTPLGWAIHGSQHGWHCKSGDYVGVVTQLLAAGAKIPDRNDGSEEVKAAIRAATSTPPRR